Proteins from a genomic interval of Oncorhynchus nerka isolate Pitt River linkage group LG13, Oner_Uvic_2.0, whole genome shotgun sequence:
- the LOC135574686 gene encoding uncharacterized protein LOC135574686 isoform X2, with product MATRAAYFSPSEAQILMEAYEEVKYIIKKKGNTATVIKQREKAWQSIADRLNALNMNGPKRTWQQVKIKYKNILQNAVKKNTHRQGTGGGSPKADLTPAEDMALELNKGRPVLEGIPGGKETSIGSSQDATRFIQVPGSTVFLLEPPAQAPDDADPAPVQQQQHMMETMMRRRPSLWIPEGMRTQMLYSGKTSLATVRINKRTPHPAKFQLR from the exons atggcaactagagccgcgtacttttccccgtcggaagcacaaatcctcatggaggcatacgaggaggtaaaatatataattaagaagaaaggcaacaccgccacagtgataaagcaaagagaaaaagcgtggcaaagtattgcagaccgcctgaatgc attaaacatgaacgggccaaaacggacatggcagcaggtcaaaatcaaatacaagaacattctgcagaatg cagtgaaaaagaatacccacagacaaggcacgggtggtgggtcaccaaaggctgaccttaccccagcagaggacatggccttggagctaaataaaggcaggcccgtcttagaggggatccctggggggaaagagacgagcataggttcctcccaagatgccacccgcttcattcaag tgcctggcagcactgtgttcctgttagagccaccagcacaagcaccagacgatgctgatcca gccccagtgcagcagcaacagcacatgatggagacgatgatgaggaggagaccatctctctggattccagaaggcatgag gacccagatgctatacagtgggaaaaccagcctggcaacagtgcgtattaataaaaggacaccacatcctgccaaattccagctgcgctaa
- the LOC135574686 gene encoding uncharacterized protein LOC135574686 isoform X3: protein MATRAAYFSPSEAQILMEAYEEVKYIIKKKGNTATVIKQREKAWQSIADRLNALNMNGPKRTWQQVKIKYKNILQNAVKKNTHRQGTGGGSPKADLTPAEDMALELNKGRPVLEGIPGGKETSIGSSQDATRFIQVPGSTVFLLEPPAQAPDDADPGEGPSAAATAHDGDDDEEETISLDSRRHEDPDAIQWENQPGNSAY from the exons atggcaactagagccgcgtacttttccccgtcggaagcacaaatcctcatggaggcatacgaggaggtaaaatatataattaagaagaaaggcaacaccgccacagtgataaagcaaagagaaaaagcgtggcaaagtattgcagaccgcctgaatgc attaaacatgaacgggccaaaacggacatggcagcaggtcaaaatcaaatacaagaacattctgcagaatg cagtgaaaaagaatacccacagacaaggcacgggtggtgggtcaccaaaggctgaccttaccccagcagaggacatggccttggagctaaataaaggcaggcccgtcttagaggggatccctggggggaaagagacgagcataggttcctcccaagatgccacccgcttcattcaag tgcctggcagcactgtgttcctgttagagccaccagcacaagcaccagacgatgctgatcca ggtgaaggccccagtgcagcagcaacagcacatgatggagacgatgatgaggaggagaccatctctctggattccagaaggcatgag gacccagatgctatacagtgggaaaaccagcctggcaacagtgcgtattaa
- the LOC135574686 gene encoding putative nuclease HARBI1 isoform X1, producing the protein MKAQNCVFLSALTMACPFVRDVVDEEALVLRRAFRRERVFRDRLDPLAFPDDHLYERYRFSADGIRYLCRLLGPRIKHRTARSHALSVEQMVCVALRFFASGAFLYSVGDAEQLNKATICRTIRSVCLAIKALADVFISFPGHRRLCDIKEEFYRIAGFPNVIGAVDCTHIRIKAPSGAHEADFVNRKSFHSINVQMVCNADCVISNVVAKWPGSVHDSRIFRASEIYHKVNSLVCCWETGGMAASLFS; encoded by the exons atgaaggcccaaaattgtgtgttcctttctgctctgacaatggcatgcccattcgtgcgagatgtggtggatgaagaagcacttgtgctgaggagagccttcaggcgagaaagggtcttcagggaccggttggacccactggccttccctgatgaccatctatatgaaagatacaggttttctgcagatggcatcaggtatctatgcagactactgggtcccaggattaagcaccgcactgcacggagccatgcactgagtgtggagcaaatggtttgtgtggccttgcgcttttttgctagtggagccttcctgtactcagtgggggatgcagaacagctgaacaaggccacaatttgccgcacaataaggagtgtgtgtctggctatcaaagcattagcagatgtcttcatctccttccctggccacagaagactctgtgacatcaaagaggagttctataggattgcag gtttccccaatgtcattggtgcagtggactgcacacacataaggataaaagccccctcaggtgcccatgaggccgattttgtgaataggaaatcctttcacagcattaatgttcag atggtctgcaatgctgactgtgtgatcagcaatgttgtggcaaaatggcctggctcagtccatgactccagaatctttcgggcctctgaaatctatcacaag gtgaattctctggtgtgttgctgggagacagggggtatggctgccagccttttctcctga